One stretch of Prunus persica cultivar Lovell chromosome G1, Prunus_persica_NCBIv2, whole genome shotgun sequence DNA includes these proteins:
- the LOC18792591 gene encoding glutamate receptor 2.8, protein MMTNQKHLLSFFFILSLAGLGSIQLSMAKEVIRVGVVLDLNSSVGAIAKSCMTMALSDFYAKHAHYRTRLDLRTRDSADDIVTAASEASYMMKKEKVQAIIGPQSSAEAKFVVELGRKAKVPIISFSATSPSLSPSRSPFFVRTAFDDSAQVKAIAAIIEAYSWLEVVLVYEDTDYGNDLIPYLVDAIQEVGARVPYRSVIPPSSNDAEILREFGRLKSTSTRLFLVHMTASLGSKFFILARKIGMMSEGYAWIVTEGLSTLLDPVSSEAMDSMEGVLGVRPHIPMTKYLEDFQSRWKQPNKMTAGLNLFGLWAYDTVWALAMAVEKVGTTSSSSMKHNTSKVHNLASLETSNMGKNLLETIPSSKFQSLSGNFQLVKGQLEPSTFEIFNVIGNKERIIGYWIDQQKGLSRQLKYDKSEAEKSDVNRRLKQPIWPGDTTDQPATKKLRIGVPIKEGFTEFLRWENKNISGFAAEVFNAALAKLPFPLPHYLLNFSGTYDDLLYQIKEGKYDAVVGDTTIVANRSLYVDFTLPYSESGVSMVVLVENNERDNIWIFLKPLSLDLWLTTGAAFIFTGIVIWALEHRVNSEFRGPPQQQLGVILSFTFSTLVFAHREKVVNNWSRLVLIIWVFVVLILTQSYTASLASMLTVQRLQPVFTDIREIKRNGYNIGYQKNSFIKGFLKENIGFEESKLKAYVTVEDYNHALSKGTNNGGVAAIFDEIPYLKLFIAQNCSKYTMVGPTYKTDGFGFAFPRGSPLVSYMSRAILNVTQDKSKMDSIEEKYFRNQTICDDQSAKISSDGRSLHVYSFGGLFIIAGVVSMFSLLMYMYRFLRSQWPTLRTTIHSENSFRWKMVELAKHFDRKDLTSHPFTRRTSRVHAMDTPDDSAIGGLHDANDMQNNSAVENNIDVNENE, encoded by the exons ATGATGACAAACCAGAAGCACCTtctatctttcttcttcattctttcGTTGGCCGGGCTTGGGAGTATCCAGCTTTCAATGGCAAAGGAGGTGATACGAGTCGGGGTAGTTCTTGACTTGAATTCGTCTGTTGGAGCGATTGCAAAGAGCTGTATGACCATGGCACTCTCAGATTTTTATGCTAAGCATGCTCATTATCGAACAAGGCTTGATCTACGTACCCGGGATTCAGCGGATGATATTGTTACTGCAGCATCTGAAG CCTCGTAtatgatgaagaaagaaaaagtacaGGCCATCATTGGACCTCAAAGCTCAGCAGAAGCGAAGTTTGTGGTGGAGCTTGGCAGAAAGGCTAAGGTTCCCATCATTTCATTCTCTGCCACCagtccctctctttctccatcTCGTAGCCCATTTTTTGTCCGGACAGCCTTCGATGACTCTGCTCAAGTAAAAGCCATAGCTGCCATCATTGAAGCTTATAGCTGGTTGGAAGTTGTTCTCGTCTATGAAGACACCGATTATGGCAATGATTTAATTCCATATCTGGTGGACGCTATACAGGAGGTTGGTGCTCGAGTACCTTACAGAAGTGTCATTCCTCCATCTTCTAATGATGCTGAAATTCTAAGGGAGTTTGGCAGGTTAAAATCAACTTCAACAAGACTATTTCTGGTGCATATGACTGCCTCCCTTGGGTCCAAATTCTTCATACTAGCAAGGAAGATAGGTATGATGAGCGAAGGGTATGCATGGATTGTTACAGAAGGGCTATCAACTTTGTTAGATCCTGTGAGTTCGGAAGCCATGGATTCGATGGAAGGTGTGTTGGGAGTAAGGCCACATATACCAATGACAAAATATCTTGAAGACTTTCAGTCAAGATGGAAACAACCAAACAAGATGACTGCAGGCCTAAACCTCTTTGGATTATGGGCATATGATACAGTTTGGGCACTTGCAATGGCGGTGGAGAAAGTGGGAACAACAAGTTCTAGCTCTATGAAGCATAACACAAGTAAAGTCCATAATCTTGCAAGCTTGGAAACCAGTAACATGGGTAAAAATCTTCTTGAAACAATCCcaagttcaaaatttcaaagccTAAGTGGGAATTTCCAGTTGGTCAAGGGACAGTTAGAACCTTCAACCTTTGAGATATTCAATGTGATTGGCAATAAAGAAAGGATTATTGGATATTGGATTGACCAACAAAAAGGGCTGTCAAGGCAGCTCAAGTATGACAAAAGTGAAGCAGAAAAATCTGATGTAAACAGAAGACTCAAGCAACCAATTTGGCCAGGGGACACTACAGACCAACCTGCAACAAAGAAACTGAGGATTGGAGTTCCAATTAAAGAAGGTTTTACTGAATTCCTAAGatgggaaaacaaaaatatatcgGGATTTGCTGCTGAGGTCTTCAATGCTGCACTGGCTAAACTACCATTTCCTCTTCCCCATTACTTGTTAAACTTCAGCGGGACATATGATGATCTTCTTTACCAAATCAAAGAAGGG AAGTATGATGCTGTGGTGGGAGACACAACAATTGTAGCTAACCGCTCATTGTACGTAGATTTTACATTGCCCTATTCAGAGTCAGGAGTGTCAATGGTAGTTTTGGTGGAAAATAATGAAAGAGACAATATTTGGATTTTCTTGAAGCCGTTAAGTTTGGATCTTTGGCTGACAACTGGGGCAGCCTTCATATTTACAGGTATTGTGATATGGGCTCTTGAACACCGGGTAAACTCTGAGTTTAGAGGTCCACCACAACAACAACTTGGCGTGATATTGTCGTTCACCTTTTCAACTCTTGTCTTTGCTCATA GGGAGAAAGTGGTGAACAATTGGTCAAGATTAGTGCTCATCATTTGGGTTTTTGTGGTTCTTATCCTGACACAGAGTTACACTGCAAGTTTAGCTTCAATGTTAACAGTGCAGAGATTGCAGCCTGTATTTACTGATATAAGAGAGATCAAAAGGAATGGTTATAATATAGGATATCAAaagaattcatttattaaaggGTTTCTAAAGGAGAATATAGGGTTTGAAGAGTCCAAGTTGAAAGCTTATGTAACCGTTGAGGACTATAACCATGCACTATCCAAAGGAACCAACAATGGTGGAGTTGCTGCAATTTTCGATGAAATCCCTTACCTTAAACTGTTCATTGCACAGAATTGTTCCAAGTACACCATGGTTGGACCAACCTACAAAACTGACGGATTCGGCTTT GCCTTCCCAAGAGGGTCTCCTCTAGTCTCCTACATGTCAAGGGCAATCTTGAATGTCACTCAGGATAAATCTAAGATGGATTCAATTGAGGAGAAGTACTTCAGAAACCAAACCATCTGTGATGATCAAAGTGccaaaatttcttcagacGGTCGAAGCCTTCACGTGTACAGCTTCGGGGGACTCTTCATCATCGCAGGTGTAGTCTCcatgttttcacttttgatgTACATGTACCGTTTCCTTCGCTCACAATGGCCTACTTTGAGGACCACGATTCATTCTGAGAACTCATTTCGGTGGAAAATGGTTGAATTGGCAAAGCATTTTGACAGGAAAGATCTCACTTCGCATCCTTTTACGCGAAGAACATCCCGAGTACATGCTATGGATACTCCTGATGATTCAGCTATAGGAGGTTTACATGATGCAAATGATATGCAGAACAACTCAGCAGTGGAGAACAATATTGATGTGaatgaaaatgaataa